The Mesomycoplasma ovipneumoniae genome includes a region encoding these proteins:
- a CDS encoding putative immunoglobulin-blocking virulence protein, giving the protein MIANNARGIAPYNSRWPNQDSTVLSSLSRPGWSGGLNNPSSHVNDSSFTSALQTAGIPNGTNAIRLIQYKKDAGNTAGDNSIRQFKSLYLDSSDPTALSKFESILETLAKSHSDLKEVVLQNVKGDYTSTIEQIISKLPKSITSLRLFVEDNKGLEALSKLENHKLTELSLYSNTQKETGTWAINPNGLKNVDFIKWDFVDKASINLYNPSAKLPGSIRFDTLSWTKDLGSTEKINEGLKIAFGSKINQRVFQGVFGGRGGYPPNLDFSKTDIKTFKDIKFDEANNEFNRQISTWETDTGQPEKANFFLKFRDISFGIDANSSTSGPKTYTVELDKFDGQFQKRLNFGPLFSNIFIKDKDGKQVQGATLVLKGTFSPSAKTDLEHFLKAAKRTDAFSKIQVDSSLASQLGSSIEGIPVETKVS; this is encoded by the coding sequence ATTATAGCTAATAATGCAAGAGGAATTGCGCCTTATAATAGCCGGTGGCCAAATCAAGACTCAACAGTTTTAAGTAGCCTATCTCGTCCAGGTTGATCTGGCGGACTAAATAATCCTAGCTCACATGTAAATGATTCAAGTTTTACTTCAGCTCTACAAACAGCGGGTATTCCTAATGGTACCAATGCTATTCGCTTAATCCAATACAAGAAAGACGCCGGTAATACCGCTGGAGATAATAGTATTAGACAATTCAAATCCCTTTATTTAGACTCTTCAGATCCAACTGCTCTGTCAAAATTTGAAAGCATTCTTGAAACTTTAGCTAAATCTCATAGTGATTTAAAAGAAGTTGTACTTCAAAATGTTAAAGGCGACTATACCTCAACAATTGAACAAATTATCTCAAAACTGCCTAAATCAATTACTTCCTTGCGTCTTTTTGTTGAAGACAACAAAGGACTTGAGGCTCTTTCAAAATTAGAAAATCATAAACTTACTGAATTATCACTTTATTCAAATACTCAAAAAGAAACCGGAACTTGAGCTATCAATCCTAATGGTCTTAAAAATGTTGACTTTATTAAATGAGACTTTGTGGATAAAGCAAGTATAAATCTTTATAATCCTAGCGCAAAACTACCTGGTTCAATTCGTTTTGATACGCTTAGTTGAACAAAAGATCTAGGAAGTACTGAAAAAATTAATGAAGGACTAAAAATTGCTTTTGGATCAAAAATTAATCAGCGAGTATTCCAAGGAGTTTTTGGAGGCCGTGGGGGCTATCCACCTAACCTTGATTTTTCTAAAACCGATATAAAAACTTTTAAAGATATTAAATTTGACGAGGCTAACAATGAATTTAATCGTCAAATTTCAACATGAGAAACTGACACTGGTCAACCAGAAAAAGCTAACTTTTTCTTAAAATTCCGCGACATTTCCTTTGGAATCGACGCTAATAGTTCTACTTCAGGACCAAAAACTTACACTGTTGAGCTTGATAAATTTGATGGTCAATTCCAAAAAAGATTGAATTTTGGGCCTTTGTTTTCAAATATTTTCATTAAGGACAAAGACGGAAAACAAGTTCAGGGTGCAACTTTAGTTCTTAAAGGAACTTTTTCTCCAAGTGCCAAAACTGACTTAGAACATTTCCTAAAAGCTGCAAAGCGAACTGATGCTTTCAGTAAAATTCAAGTTGATTCTTCTTTGGCTTCCCAACTTGGTAGCTCAATTGAAGGAATACCTGTTGAAACTAAAGTATCCTAA
- a CDS encoding restriction endonuclease subunit S, with product MYPVYSSQTENQGILGYYNEFLAENVITWTTAGVNAGSVNFRKVKFFATGSCGIVTSKKYPENEFFAIAIGLQTKKNVTNGIIPSLKIIDMAQIELKFTPDLSEQQKISQLFETFENLANKLEEKIHLLKDLKNNLTKKMFTDISSDFPLIRFKGFNQPWKTEQISDLFQTYKNKNSNNLKLISYSVSNKLGFVSQKQLFKKGGKAIFANKDNSQIIAKNSFAFNPSRIQVGSLALYKNFLPGLISPMYEVFKLKKDYNSDYFLIWFKTEIFKKLMLKSTNKSVRHIFRLNEIEKYFIKVADTVEQEKIWQLFETFDSLIAAYEQKAEYFKNLKTSFITKMFVY from the coding sequence ATCTACCCGGTTTACTCATCGCAAACAGAAAATCAGGGGATTTTAGGCTATTATAACGAGTTTTTGGCTGAAAATGTAATAACTTGGACCACCGCCGGTGTAAATGCTGGATCTGTTAATTTTCGAAAAGTCAAATTTTTTGCAACAGGTTCTTGTGGAATAGTAACTTCAAAAAAATATCCTGAAAACGAATTTTTTGCTATTGCTATTGGATTGCAAACGAAAAAAAATGTCACAAATGGTATTATTCCTTCACTAAAAATTATCGATATGGCTCAAATTGAGTTAAAATTCACCCCTGATCTTAGCGAGCAACAAAAAATTTCTCAACTTTTTGAGACTTTTGAAAACTTAGCAAACAAACTTGAGGAAAAAATTCACCTTTTAAAAGATCTTAAAAATAATCTAACAAAAAAAATGTTTACTGATATAAGTTCAGATTTTCCTTTAATTAGATTTAAGGGCTTTAATCAACCTTGAAAAACTGAGCAAATTAGTGATCTTTTTCAAACTTATAAAAACAAAAACTCAAATAATTTAAAACTTATAAGTTATTCAGTTTCAAATAAACTTGGATTTGTAAGCCAAAAACAACTTTTTAAAAAAGGTGGAAAAGCAATTTTTGCAAATAAAGACAACTCACAAATAATAGCAAAAAATTCTTTTGCATTTAATCCTTCAAGAATTCAAGTCGGTTCGCTAGCTTTATATAAAAATTTTTTGCCTGGATTAATTAGTCCGATGTATGAAGTTTTTAAACTTAAAAAAGATTATAATTCTGATTATTTTTTAATTTGATTTAAAACCGAAATTTTTAAAAAATTGATGCTAAAAAGTACAAACAAATCTGTTAGACATATTTTTCGTCTTAATGAAATTGAAAAATATTTTATAAAAGTCGCTGATACTGTCGAGCAAGAGAAAATTTGGCAACTTTTTGAAACTTTCGACTCACTAATTGCTGCTTATGAACAAAAAGCAGAATATTTTAAGAATTTAAAAACAAGTTTTATCACAAAAATGTTTGTTTATTAG
- a CDS encoding putative immunoglobulin-blocking virulence protein — protein sequence MQIFYVSKRKKYLIGAAASAIAVSFSFALNEVVNNFNWESPLVAYSPEAPSIILKNIPNDTAFNSPVTNSKFTPVQKPEPKKIESDAQVVQPQKVEKIPPKVEIPKQVKKIAIATPKPQPAPKITRRIVSRVESTVPIPAPSVSRTASSPVHSTATTTQRIQTSPRQSQSVNVSPGAVERAKANWRLGLAASTRRTEANIAARVAEIAELERQLKHEFKRYYPNGTDEQKKVFEESLRYQIWVANNYKTREDNYLKFLKQQAIEGPKFTDVQYKLIERGMTVDTNDHHGWVFVNPDDNPITGKNGLYRQRNQNRLLSNEGWVQRNPHGIANQNYEGWDKADISSNSEWKTEIDKVAGSGSGSIKVYQYTQNAQNKHKAVKSQIIAVSIDANDKNAFEKFQEFLKSNVGNKIDAVVLKNVGTKNKNQNIDKILQALPNNVQKLTLFLDDQKAINGLSALRGKKLKELELYSNEKAIADNWAINPNAVADVDFISFDYNNAADFHKNTPDEQIPGSILFDTLRWDKGDSEQKITEGLKLAFGSKIYQRPFQGRHGGKGGYPPKLDFSETNIKTIKNLKFDEVDQIFNDNIKNWKEDKYASQDYEGFKKLRFTDIYFAADTNSGSSTNSGPTFSANVSDFEGSKYTDKLSGISERYDSPSGRIYFRDQAGQNQQNVTFNISGTPNEDAKEQLKAFVEAVNNTYPFSKIVVDSEQIKQDLINFYQEKTKDPRQKQASQGKFALREISVKSSSS from the coding sequence ATGCAAATTTTTTATGTCTCAAAGCGCAAAAAATATCTAATAGGAGCAGCAGCAAGCGCTATTGCCGTTAGCTTTTCCTTTGCATTAAATGAAGTAGTAAATAATTTTAACTGAGAATCTCCTTTGGTTGCTTATTCACCAGAAGCACCATCAATAATTCTTAAAAATATACCAAATGACACTGCTTTTAATTCGCCAGTTACAAATTCTAAATTTACACCAGTCCAAAAACCAGAACCTAAAAAAATTGAATCAGATGCCCAAGTGGTCCAACCACAAAAAGTTGAAAAAATCCCGCCAAAAGTTGAAATTCCAAAACAAGTTAAAAAAATTGCTATTGCCACTCCTAAGCCTCAACCTGCTCCAAAAATAACAAGAAGAATAGTTAGTCGAGTTGAGTCAACCGTCCCAATTCCAGCTCCAAGTGTTTCAAGAACTGCAAGTTCGCCAGTTCATAGCACAGCAACCACTACCCAAAGAATCCAAACTTCGCCAAGACAATCTCAATCAGTTAATGTTTCACCCGGAGCAGTTGAGCGAGCAAAAGCCAACTGGCGTTTAGGTCTTGCTGCTTCAACACGAAGAACTGAGGCAAATATTGCCGCACGAGTAGCTGAAATTGCCGAACTAGAGCGCCAGTTAAAACATGAATTTAAACGTTATTACCCTAATGGCACCGACGAACAAAAAAAAGTATTTGAAGAAAGTCTAAGATACCAAATTTGAGTAGCAAATAATTACAAAACTAGAGAAGATAATTACTTAAAATTTTTAAAACAACAAGCAATAGAAGGTCCAAAATTTACTGATGTTCAATACAAATTAATCGAGCGCGGAATGACTGTTGATACTAATGATCATCACGGTTGAGTTTTTGTAAATCCTGATGACAACCCAATAACAGGAAAAAATGGACTTTATCGTCAACGGAACCAAAATCGTCTTTTAAGTAATGAAGGTTGAGTTCAACGTAATCCACACGGAATTGCTAATCAAAACTATGAAGGTTGAGACAAAGCCGATATTTCTTCTAACAGTGAATGAAAAACTGAAATTGACAAAGTTGCCGGTTCAGGTTCTGGCTCAATAAAAGTTTACCAATATACTCAAAACGCCCAAAATAAACATAAAGCTGTAAAATCCCAAATTATTGCTGTTTCAATTGATGCAAATGATAAAAATGCTTTTGAAAAATTCCAGGAATTTTTAAAATCAAATGTTGGCAACAAAATTGATGCTGTTGTTCTTAAAAATGTCGGCACAAAAAATAAAAACCAAAATATTGACAAAATTTTGCAAGCCTTACCAAATAATGTCCAAAAACTAACTTTATTTTTAGATGACCAAAAAGCAATAAATGGCCTGTCAGCACTTCGGGGCAAAAAACTTAAAGAATTAGAACTCTATTCTAACGAAAAAGCAATCGCTGATAACTGAGCAATTAATCCAAATGCCGTTGCTGATGTTGATTTTATTAGTTTTGATTATAATAACGCCGCTGATTTTCACAAAAACACACCTGATGAGCAAATTCCTGGATCAATTTTATTTGACACACTCCGTTGAGATAAAGGAGATAGTGAACAGAAAATCACCGAAGGTTTAAAATTAGCTTTTGGCTCCAAAATTTACCAACGTCCATTTCAAGGTCGCCATGGTGGTAAAGGTGGCTATCCTCCAAAACTAGATTTTTCTGAAACAAATATTAAAACAATTAAAAACCTTAAATTTGATGAAGTTGACCAAATTTTTAATGATAACATTAAAAACTGAAAAGAAGATAAATATGCATCTCAAGACTATGAAGGCTTTAAAAAGCTAAGATTTACTGATATTTATTTTGCCGCTGATACTAATTCTGGATCTAGCACTAATTCAGGTCCAACTTTTTCAGCTAATGTTTCCGATTTTGAAGGCTCAAAATATACTGACAAATTAAGTGGAATTTCTGAACGTTATGACAGTCCTTCTGGGCGAATTTATTTTCGTGACCAAGCTGGGCAAAATCAGCAAAATGTTACATTTAATATAAGTGGAACTCCAAACGAAGATGCCAAAGAACAACTTAAAGCTTTTGTTGAAGCAGTAAATAATACTTATCCTTTTAGCAAAATTGTTGTAGATTCAGAACAAATTAAACAAGATCTAATTAATTTCTATCAAGAAAAAACTAAAGATCCAAGACAAAAACAAGCATCACAAGGTAAATTTGCCTTGCGTGAAATAAGTGTTAAATCCTCATCATCATAA